The Mycolicibacterium mageritense genome contains a region encoding:
- a CDS encoding IclR family transcriptional regulator, producing the protein MATPDGKPTSNMRSLERAFDVLAVLQEAKQPLRLSEVGRACGLHIATVQRILNVLLDRGYAARTGDAYTAGPAALAVAHAFMVTSPLNLLAQTTLQQLAASTGYTASLYVRVENSRVLVARVESGSPLSYVLPVGERLPLYLGSAGKIFLAEMARGEIEAILPDSGRIDLASGKSITKDELFVQLEEIRMAGHAVSVSERNYGIASITAPVRSADGALAAVLGVTGPADELSDSQVARLITEVRRAAAALGARIPDAG; encoded by the coding sequence ATGGCGACGCCGGACGGTAAGCCGACCAGCAACATGCGTTCGCTGGAGCGTGCCTTCGATGTTCTCGCCGTCTTGCAGGAAGCAAAGCAGCCATTGCGGCTCAGCGAGGTTGGGCGGGCGTGCGGTCTTCATATCGCTACCGTCCAGCGGATCCTCAACGTGTTGCTCGATCGGGGATATGCGGCACGCACAGGCGACGCGTATACGGCCGGGCCGGCAGCGTTGGCGGTGGCGCATGCCTTCATGGTCACCAGCCCGCTGAACCTGTTGGCGCAAACCACACTCCAGCAACTCGCCGCCAGTACGGGCTATACCGCCTCTCTGTATGTGCGGGTGGAGAATTCACGCGTACTCGTCGCACGTGTGGAAAGCGGCAGTCCGCTGAGTTATGTGCTCCCGGTCGGCGAGCGTCTGCCGCTCTATCTGGGGAGTGCGGGAAAGATCTTTCTGGCAGAAATGGCCAGAGGAGAGATCGAGGCCATCCTCCCCGACTCTGGACGTATCGACCTGGCGTCGGGCAAATCGATCACCAAGGACGAGTTGTTCGTTCAGCTCGAGGAGATTCGAATGGCTGGTCACGCTGTCTCTGTCAGTGAACGCAACTATGGCATCGCATCGATCACGGCTCCGGTGCGCTCGGCTGACGGAGCACTCGCTGCTGTTCTTGGGGTGACCGGACCCGCGGACGAACTCAGTGAC